Proteins from one Mercurialis annua linkage group LG7, ddMerAnnu1.2, whole genome shotgun sequence genomic window:
- the LOC126654595 gene encoding uncharacterized protein LOC126654595, which yields MAVSIHHNLNSEFEEFEENFSFKLQLNEEESFKNKTPPQDEDKEVEEEEEEFSFACMNPDRSPISADDVFVNGQIRPFFPLFNRDLLLSESDYATQAKNTTSSSRPPLEKLLVEECERHAEEAEGPYCTWKKPSSEVCKKSNSTGFSKLRRFRELVLRSNSDGKDAFVFFNHQNHNNNNQKAEKIEKSVVVEEKKPTTEKKKNKTTSAHEKLYVRNRAIKEDHKRKSYLPYRVGVFTYVNGLSRNVHPY from the coding sequence ATGGCTGTGTCCATTCATCATAATTTGAATAGCGAATTTGAGGAATTTGAAGAGAATTTCAGCTTTAAATTGCAActaaatgaagaagaaagcttCAAGAACAAGACACCGCCACAAGACGAAGATAAGGAGGtggaagaagaagaggaggagtTTAGTTTTGCTTGCATGAATCCGGACAGGTCGCCGATATCAGCAGACGATGTATTCGTAAACGGCCAGATCCGTCCATTTTTCCCCTTATTTAACAGAGATCTTCTCTTATCTGAAAGCGACTACGCGACTCAAGCTAAAAACACCACCTCCTCCTCACGTCCACCGTTAGAAAAATTATTGGTGGAAGAATGTGAGCGCCACGCAGAAGAAGCAGAGGGACCCTACTGCACGTGGAAAAAGCCATCATCGGAAGTATGTAAAAAGAGCAACTCCACCGGTTTTTCAAAGCTGAGGAGGTTTAGAGAATTAGTTCTGAGAAGCAACAGCGACGGCAAGGATGCTTTCGTCTTTTTCAATCATCAGAAtcacaataataataatcaaaaagcagagaaaattgaaaaatcagtAGTGGTGGAGGAGAAGAAACCGACgacagagaagaagaaaaacaaaacgaCGTCGGCTCACGAGAAGTTGTACGTTAGAAACAGAGCGATAAAGGAGGACCATAAACGCAAATCTTATTTGCCTTATCGGGTCGGGGTTTTCACTTATGTTAACGGCTTGAGCAGAAACGTCCATCcctactaa